CAACATTTGCATTCAGTAATGTGATAGCTTTTTTAGCTATAACAGAGCTGTACATCGCCTTTTTCGTGGCCGTACTAGCCATCCTCTTCACTACTGCTTTTGCACCGTTTTTCTTTACGGCACTTGCAATACCTTCATCCAGCTCAATATGGTCAACAATATTCAGGTTGTCGATTTGCTTTTCAATAATTTCTTCAGCAAATGGCTCTCCTATAACTGTTAAACCTGTCAGTACAGCATTTTCAACTGCGGTACCTCGTTCTGCACCATTCCACTTACTTTGGGCGAAAGAAATTGCGGTACTCATTCCGATCGTTTCTTTCTTAAAATCGATGCAGCCTCTTTCATCAATGACTAGATTATGGATATTTCCAGCATCTAATATGTGACGAACTTGCTCATATGTGAATGCACCTTGTTTAATAATATCGCTATTATTAAAATGTGCATGTATTTCATTATATTGCTCAAAAGGAACTTCCAAGTAATTACTTTGTTCCTGATCTAGCTGTTTTAGTTCAATTTCGCAAATTGCAATCGCATCATTTACATTGGGACAATACACATTGTGTACGATTTGTCGCCGGTTGTTTGATAGCCAAATTTGGTCCATGAAGTTACCTCCATTTTTCGTCTTTCACTATCATATAAGCATTCGGTAATGTTGTACAGTAATATTTTATTTCCCAATAAAAAAGAAGGAGCCAGCGTTGTTTCACCAGCATCCTCCGATATTATTTACTTTCCTTCAAATTGCGGCATTCTCTTTCCAACGAAAGCCTGAATACCTTCTAAATGGTCTTGTGTTTGGCGCATTTTCACCTGTCCTGCCGATTCGCCTTCCAATATCTGCTCTAACACAGGCAAGTTCGCATTATGCAATATCAGCTTAGTTTCAATCTTCGCCAAAATTGGTGATGCTAACAGCTTGCCAACAAGTTGGTCAACTGTTACTAATGCCTGACCATCTTCCACATTATAATCAATGAGTCCTAATGTTAACGCTTCATCGCCGCTTAACACTTTTCCTTCCCATATCATTTGCTTTGCTTTTGGTGTCCCGAGACGTTCCTTCATAAAGAAGTGTCCTGCACCGTCAGGAACTAAACCGATTCCGATAAAGTTCATCGCTAATTTACTAGATTGCTCCGCAACGATGATATCGCTTCCTAATGCCAGACTAAATCCTAAACCGGCTGCAGCTCCATGAATTTGTGCAATCGTAATCATCGGAAGTGTATAGTAAGCCTTCACTAAACGTGAAATGTCTTGCATAATTGTTCCAAAATCAGAAAAGTCGTCTGATGAAACCATCATTTTTACATCGCCACCAGCAGAGAAGACTCTCCCTTCCCCTCTAATGATAAGAATTTGAATATCCTTTTCATTATGTAGCGCTTCAAAGCAATCCGCCAACTCGCGCATCATCGTAAAATCCATTGCATTCATAGCATTTGGGCGATTTAATGTTAATGTTGCTTTTCGCTCCGCAATTTCCAAGTTAATTGTTTCAAAATTCAATTGTATACACCCCTTATTTATGAATAATCATTCATTTCGACAAATGACTTCATATCTCCTTTATTTTCATACTTCTAACACTTTAGCTTTGTTCGGTACCGGCTTATAATTGGCTAAATATTTACCGACCTGCAATCCAGTAAATAAGCATCCTCCTAAAAACGTCCCTTCCAATGAGCGGTAACCATGTACCCCACCGCCACCAAAGCCGCTGACTTCTCCTGCCGCAAAGAGTCCTTGAACAGGGTTGCCCTCGTCATTTATTACTTGCCCGTTTAAATCGGTTTGTAATCCCCCTAATGTTTTTCTTGTGAGTATATTTAAGCGTACGGCAATTAACGGGCCAGCTTTCGGATCCAAAATTTTGTGGGGCTTGGCTGCACGGATCAATTTATCACCGATATAGTTTCTCGCTCCATGCATAGCATTAATTTGTGCATCTTTTGAGAAGAGATTTTCGATTTCACGGTCCCGCGCTAAAATCTGTTCTTTAATTTGCATAAAATCAAGCAAGTCATTACCTGCCAGTTTATTCATACCATCCACTAAATCTTTTAAACTATCCGCTATGACAAAGTCTTCCCCGTTTTCTTTGAATGCCTGAACGGCTTTAGGCGGCCCTGGTAAAACACGCTTCAGCACGTCCTTTATGCTTTTATTTGTCAGATCCATATTTTGCTCAGAACCGGATAATGCAAATTCCTTTTCAATTATTTTTTCCGTCAAAATAAACCAGGAATAGTCATACCCTGTTTTTTGAATTGCTTCTAGTGTGCTGAGGGTATCAAAACCGGGAAAGTTCGGTGCTTTAAATCGGTTTCCTGTTGCATCAAACCACATCGATGACGGTCCGGGTAATATACGAATCCCATGGTTTTTCCATATCGGATCCCAGTTTTTCAACCCTTCCGTATAATGCCACATCCGGTCTCGATTGACGATCCGTCCGCCTGCCCGCTCGGTAATTTCGAGCATTTTCCCATCAACAAATGCAGGTACGCCGGACACCATATTTTCCGGTGGAAGACCTAGTCGTGACGGCCAATTTTCTTTGATAAGTTCTAAATTTGCTCCGATGCCACCGCTAGCTACTACGACTGCATCAGCTGTATATTCAAATGTTCCGATGATTTCTCTTGAACTTTCTTCCCCGCGGCGAATGATACTATTTTCTAAAATATTGCCTTGAATGCCGGTAACTGCACCATCTTCAGTCATTAAATCCGTTACTTGGTGACGTGGCAAATAATCGATTAAACCACTTTCCGAAGCTTCCAATACTTTATTCGAAAATGCCTCTACAATCGCGGGTCCAGTTCCCCAAACGATATGAAAGCGGGGAACCGAATTCCCATGTCCGCCAGCTAAAGCACCTCCACGCTCTGCCCAGCCAACAACCGGGAAAAATTGAATGCCCTGTGATTTTAGCCAATCATATTTTTCTCCCGCTGCAAAATCTACATAGGCCTTTGCCCATTCATATGCCCAGTAATCTTCATCCTCTAACCGGTCGAATCCTGCAGAACCGCGCCAATCTTGCCATGCGAGCTCCTTACTGTCTTTTATACCCAACCTTCTTTGTTCAGGGGTATCTACTAAAAACAGTCCCCCAAATGACCAAAATGCCTGACCTCCGATTGAATTTTCGGGCTCTTGATCAACAAGCAATACCTTTTTTTGCGCATCTATGAGCTGACAAACCGCAGTTAATCCTGCTAACCCCGCTCCAATTACGATTGCATCATAATACATTTTCTACTCCCCCTTTGTCAGTGCATATGTTATACAATTTCGTGGTATTTTTTATTTCACCTTCTTTATTATTTTTCTTTAAAGCATTGAAAATTTAAAACAAGGGAAAATTTTAGTGAAATAGTAAAACCGTTATTTTTCCGATGAATTCTACAAATCATTATTTTTCTGTAAATTCAAACAAATCCCTTTAAATCAATATCGTTAGCGCTTTCATACTTTTCCTAAATTACGAACATTAAATTTAGAAACCCTAAATATAGTTCGTGAAACAACCATATATCCGCTAATTAATTCACTAATTATTTATTAATTTTGAAAATTCCGTTGACAAAGATGAACAATCAGGTTTATGATGTTATCAAATTTAAAAACGAAAAACTATTGTGATAGAGACATACTATTTAGTTTTGTATAGCAAAGAGAGCTGGTGGTCGGTGTAAACCAGTGTATACGCTAAATAAGTTCCACTCTTGAATAGAATAGCCGAAAATCCCAAGTAAGTTATTCCGTCCCATGCACGTTACGCATATTGATAAGGTTGTATGACTATTTTTTCAAATAGTCGGCAACGAATAAGGGTGGTACCGCGATTTGTTTATTGAATGCCTTTCGCCCCTTACGTTATTCGTAAGGGACGGAAGGCTTTTTTTGTATAGTAATTTAAAAATAATAGTGAAATTTAAGGAGAGATTATTATGACAGCAACACAATTAATCGAAAAGGCAACAAAAACAATCAACGTATTCATTGCAGATCCACTAAGTGATGACGGGATTTTCCCGCTTCGTCAAGAAACAGAATTAAATTTAAACATCATCGTCGATACAGGATTATCTCCAGAACAATTAATCGCTCGAATTGCAGATGTGGATGTATTACTTGTCCGCTCTCAAACAACTGTTACACGCGAAGTTATTGAAGCAGCGAAAAACTTGAAGTTAATCGGGCGTGCCGGTGTAGGTGTTGATAACATCGATTTAAATGCCGCGACAGAGTACGGAATTATTGTTGTAAACGCTCCAGACGGGAACACGAACTCTGCGGCTGAGCATACAATCGCAATGATGACATCACTTGCCCGCTTTATTCCACAAGCATTCAACACATTAAAGAATGGTAAATGGGATCGTAAATCTTATGTTGGGGTTGAACTTAAAAACAAAACATTAGGTGTAATTGGGATGGGCCGTATCGGTGCTGAAGTGGCTTACCGTGCAAAAGGTCAACGTATGGACGTGATCGCCTATGACCCATTTTTAACTGAAGAGCGTGCAAAAGAATTAGGTATTACAAAAGGTACTGTTGACGAAGTATGTGCTGCAGCCGACTTTGTAACAGTTCATACACCACTTTTACCTGAAACTCGTAACATCATTAACAAAGAACGCTTTGCCATTATGAAAGACGGTGTCCGTATTATCAACTGTGCTCGCGGCGGTATCATTAACGAAGATGATTTATACGATGCGATTGTTGAAGGTAAAGTAGCTGGTGCTGCACTAGATGTATTCGTACAAGAGCCCGCAACAGACCATAAACTGTTAACATTGCCGCAAGTGATTGCAACACCTCACTTAGGTGCATCTACAGTGGAAGCACAGGAATCAGTAGCAGTCGACGTATCAAACGATATTATTAAGTTCTTTAAAACAGGTACTGTAACAAATCCGGTAAACATGCCATCTATTCCGAAAGAAAAGCTTGCGGAAGTAGAGCCATTCTTCGCATTAGCTGAAAAGCTTGGTAAGTTTTTAATTCAGGTTACAGAAGAAAGCATCAAACAATTGAACATTTCTTACGCTGGTGAAGTCGCTAACTTTGATGTACGCCCATTAACAGCAAATGCTATTAAAGGTCTGCTTTCAACGAACCACGGCTCTCACGTAAATGATGTAAATGCACGTTACTTGGCTGAGCGTATCGGCATTCAAATTAATGAGCATAAAACAACAACTGCTAAAGGCTTCACAAATTTAATTACGGTCGAAATCGTGACAGAAACAGAAAAACATACTGTAGCTGGTACGTTATTAAATGGTCTTGGTGCCCGCATCGTTAAAGTGGAAGGTTTCGTAGTGGATGTTATTCCTAACGGCAACCTGCTTTACATTAAAAACCAAGATAAGCCAGGTTCAATCGGCCGTGTAGCTACTAAGCTGGCAGAAAAAGATATCAATATCGCAACAATGCAAGTAGGTCGCGATCAAATCGGCGGCTCTGCAGTCATGATGCTTGTCGTAGATAATGAAGTAACAACAGAAGATTTAATTTTTGTAGCACAACTTGAAAATATTGATGAAGTAAAAGCCATTTCACTTTAATCATTCCTACTACTGATGAACGAAAATTTCCTTCATCAGTAGTTTTTTGTTTTAACATATTCCCCATTCGCATACATAAGTTTAAAGGACGATTTTATCTTTTATTATTTGAAACTTCGATTGGATAAAATCTTACATAAAACTTGGCGAAAGTGAAGACCCCTACCCGATTCCCACCAACCGTTCACTCTATTCGCTCACTTTTTACTAAAAGGAGAGTTTAGTTGAGAAAAATACTTTATTTCTTATTAATTGTTTTCTGTATCGTTGGTGTTTCCCTAGTAAATAACGGGCGTGTCCATGCAGCAGCCCCTTCTGCCACAATTAAAATCACGGCAATAGAGACCGGAGTATTTGATGAAACTTTAAAGCAAAAAGTGATTACACTGTCTAAAGCAACACCCGTTATCGTACTTTCAGAAGCGGATGGATGGGCTGAAGTTCAATATAAAACGGTGATCGGCTATATTCCAAGCGAATATTTAATGTCTGCAACCCCTCAATATATGCTCGTACAAGCGAAAGAAGAGCCACTTGTGCGTGTGACGAATAAACAAGAGAGCGAGATTAAAGGAAAACTTCACTTAAATACAATTGTAGAGCTTTACGGATCTGCAACTGCCGACTTTGTTTTTGTAAAATACGGACGTCTTACCGGTTTTGTCAATCAGCAGGCACTTGTGAAACCTGCTTCAAAAGCGATGATCGTCAAAAGCTCAGCCGATTTAGTTGTAAGAGAGATTGCCAGTTCTTCGAGTACTGAAATTGGTGTATTACGTAAAAACAGCCCTGTTAAAATGCTTACTAATTTAAAAGGTTGGGCGTTTGTCACAACGGATAAGCTATCTGGCTATGTGCTGACGAACGGACTGGTTACACCACCAGTTGAAAAGGAGAAACCAGAGAAGCCAGAGAAACCAGTTAATCCTAAACCAGCAACGGATAAGAAGATCGCCTTAACATTCGATGATGGCCCCCACCCAAAGGTGACGAGACAAATTTTAAAAACATTGGAGAAGTATGAGGCAAAGGCGACGTTTTTTGTTGTAGGGCAAGAGGTGAAGGAACATCCAGAAATTTTAAAAGCCGTATATAACGCGGGCCATGAAATCGGCAACCACACATTTAATCATGAAAGACTGACAACATTAACACCTGAGGAAATAAAGAAGCAAATCCAGTCAACCGATGCAATTATTAAATCGACTATCGGTCAACGGGCAACCGTCTTCCGCCCGCCGTATGGGAGCTATGATGAAACCATTACTGATCAATTAAATGTTCCGAATGTGCTGTGGACAATTGATACACTTGACTGGAAGCATCGTGATCCAGAAAAAACGGTGCTGGCAGTAAAAGAACATGCAAAAAATGGGAGTATCATATTAATGCATGATATTCATCAGGCAACCGCCGATGCATTGGATGATGTGCTTGCAACACTACAAAAACAGGGCTTCGAATTTGTGACTGTCTCCGAACTGTTAGGAAAATAATAAAAGGACCTGGTGAATGGTTTCACCAGGTCTATAATTTACAATGATTTTAGCTGTAAAAAAGATAAATACTCATTTATTAAAATAGATTCCGTTTCAAATAGTGGCAATGTCACAATGTCAGCACTTTGCGCTACTCCTAATGCTGCAATCGCAACGAAAAATAAGACACCAACTGCAATAAATGCAGACAATATACTGTGAACTCCTAGCATTTCCGGATTGGCCTGTTTTCTATTTTTACTGCGTACAAGGCTGAAGAAGCGGTTTTTGTTTTCAGGTAAATGAAGCACATGTTCACATGCCAAACAAAGGTATGCTGTATGATGATCAATCGTTATCGGATTGATCTGTACTGAATTGTTTGTGCGGCCGCAGTTTTCACAGCGACATATATTATTATTTACCATAGAAAAACCTCTTTCATCCCTTTCATACACCCATTATAGCATTAATTTTTAGAAAATTCATTCTTTTAATACAAAAACGCACTTACTTAAAGTAAAGTGCGTCTGCTAGTTTATAATGTTTTCACT
This portion of the Solibacillus isronensis genome encodes:
- a CDS encoding enoyl-CoA hydratase gives rise to the protein MNFETINLEIAERKATLTLNRPNAMNAMDFTMMRELADCFEALHNEKDIQILIIRGEGRVFSAGGDVKMMVSSDDFSDFGTIMQDISRLVKAYYTLPMITIAQIHGAAAGLGFSLALGSDIIVAEQSSKLAMNFIGIGLVPDGAGHFFMKERLGTPKAKQMIWEGKVLSGDEALTLGLIDYNVEDGQALVTVDQLVGKLLASPILAKIETKLILHNANLPVLEQILEGESAGQVKMRQTQDHLEGIQAFVGKRMPQFEGK
- a CDS encoding FAD-binding dehydrogenase, which codes for MYYDAIVIGAGLAGLTAVCQLIDAQKKVLLVDQEPENSIGGQAFWSFGGLFLVDTPEQRRLGIKDSKELAWQDWRGSAGFDRLEDEDYWAYEWAKAYVDFAAGEKYDWLKSQGIQFFPVVGWAERGGALAGGHGNSVPRFHIVWGTGPAIVEAFSNKVLEASESGLIDYLPRHQVTDLMTEDGAVTGIQGNILENSIIRRGEESSREIIGTFEYTADAVVVASGGIGANLELIKENWPSRLGLPPENMVSGVPAFVDGKMLEITERAGGRIVNRDRMWHYTEGLKNWDPIWKNHGIRILPGPSSMWFDATGNRFKAPNFPGFDTLSTLEAIQKTGYDYSWFILTEKIIEKEFALSGSEQNMDLTNKSIKDVLKRVLPGPPKAVQAFKENGEDFVIADSLKDLVDGMNKLAGNDLLDFMQIKEQILARDREIENLFSKDAQINAMHGARNYIGDKLIRAAKPHKILDPKAGPLIAVRLNILTRKTLGGLQTDLNGQVINDEGNPVQGLFAAGEVSGFGGGGVHGYRSLEGTFLGGCLFTGLQVGKYLANYKPVPNKAKVLEV
- the serA gene encoding phosphoglycerate dehydrogenase, producing the protein MTATQLIEKATKTINVFIADPLSDDGIFPLRQETELNLNIIVDTGLSPEQLIARIADVDVLLVRSQTTVTREVIEAAKNLKLIGRAGVGVDNIDLNAATEYGIIVVNAPDGNTNSAAEHTIAMMTSLARFIPQAFNTLKNGKWDRKSYVGVELKNKTLGVIGMGRIGAEVAYRAKGQRMDVIAYDPFLTEERAKELGITKGTVDEVCAAADFVTVHTPLLPETRNIINKERFAIMKDGVRIINCARGGIINEDDLYDAIVEGKVAGAALDVFVQEPATDHKLLTLPQVIATPHLGASTVEAQESVAVDVSNDIIKFFKTGTVTNPVNMPSIPKEKLAEVEPFFALAEKLGKFLIQVTEESIKQLNISYAGEVANFDVRPLTANAIKGLLSTNHGSHVNDVNARYLAERIGIQINEHKTTTAKGFTNLITVEIVTETEKHTVAGTLLNGLGARIVKVEGFVVDVIPNGNLLYIKNQDKPGSIGRVATKLAEKDINIATMQVGRDQIGGSAVMMLVVDNEVTTEDLIFVAQLENIDEVKAISL
- a CDS encoding polysaccharide deacetylase family protein, whose protein sequence is MRKILYFLLIVFCIVGVSLVNNGRVHAAAPSATIKITAIETGVFDETLKQKVITLSKATPVIVLSEADGWAEVQYKTVIGYIPSEYLMSATPQYMLVQAKEEPLVRVTNKQESEIKGKLHLNTIVELYGSATADFVFVKYGRLTGFVNQQALVKPASKAMIVKSSADLVVREIASSSSTEIGVLRKNSPVKMLTNLKGWAFVTTDKLSGYVLTNGLVTPPVEKEKPEKPEKPVNPKPATDKKIALTFDDGPHPKVTRQILKTLEKYEAKATFFVVGQEVKEHPEILKAVYNAGHEIGNHTFNHERLTTLTPEEIKKQIQSTDAIIKSTIGQRATVFRPPYGSYDETITDQLNVPNVLWTIDTLDWKHRDPEKTVLAVKEHAKNGSIILMHDIHQATADALDDVLATLQKQGFEFVTVSELLGK
- a CDS encoding DNA polymerase III subunit delta is translated as MVNNNICRCENCGRTNNSVQINPITIDHHTAYLCLACEHVLHLPENKNRFFSLVRSKNRKQANPEMLGVHSILSAFIAVGVLFFVAIAALGVAQSADIVTLPLFETESILINEYLSFLQLKSL